Part of the Triticum urartu cultivar G1812 chromosome 2, Tu2.1, whole genome shotgun sequence genome, GAACAATTTCATCTTTACCATTGTGGAGATCGAAATCGGCTCAGAAGAATGCATAAAGTGCAAAAGTCTAAGATTTAAAACTGAACTAGCACAAAATATATGTCGGACAGAGACTGATCGGGTTATGAAGTTAACAAAGGAGCAAATGTACAAACAAACAGGCCTAcatttttttttagaaaaggaggatgacccccggcttctgcatctgggagatgcatacggccactttattgattattctcgaggaccttacaaagtattacaacaatgtgcctgaatccaccatcttggcaacatatgccgctactcctatccaatatgatgaaggggtgctagctgggccactacccaaaccactcacctaagcctaacatcAAAAGCCGGAAGCCAAAACAGGCCTACATGTACCCTTGAAAGATTACTGGAGCATGGAGCTGCGACTCTCATCACCACTGATCAAGATAAACAAGGGTGCATACCATTTCCTCGACAATGATCAAGTTGCGCTCTGCTTCTCCACTGAAGTTCATCTGGAAAAGTCCAAACAACTTTCACGGTCAAACTTTGCTGGAGCAGATTGCACATTATATGGGATATGGCATATGTAAGATGTAAAAGGAGCACAAAAGAAAGTCAAATGCAAAGATGATTAAATATACTTTTTGCAATGGGAAGAACAAGGGTGCATATTGCCAGTATGGACCTACCGTGAATATTTACAAATACTAGTCGATCAGTTTTTTCTATTTTATCATCCTGCTTGGACAGTTGGCCTGTCCTTGTCAGTGCTTGGGCATTTAAACAAAATTATACGTGTCTCTCACCCACCCATCCACCCACTCCTCACGCCTGGAGCAGCTTCATTTTGCCAGGAGTCTCTTCAAGATTTGCCAGAGGCCAGCCTAGTCAAATTTGTCCACAGACCAACCAGAAGCGTGCCTCATCAACCCCGGCCATGGAGGTTGCCATATCTGCAGTTGCAGGTGAACTTGTGAGTCGATTTGTCACCTTCCTGATGAACAAGTACcactcctccagccatgcacagTCAGAGGAGACGGTGGTGGAGAGGTTGCAGCATGTCCTGTTGAGAGCTGTAACCATTGTCGAGGAGGCGGATGCTCGATACATAACCAACTCCGGGATGATGATGCAGCTCAAGATGCTCTCGGAGGCCATGTACCGAGGTCACAGCCTGCTCGATGCCTCAAGGTACCGAGCCCTCCAAGACGCCGCAGGCTTCGACGAGGTTAGCAGCGACGAGCCATCTAGCAGCAGTTTGTATTTTGCCATTCCCCTCAAGCGTTCTAGAACAGCAATGGTGAAAGACGACAAGGCCATGCGCCCGGGGTCACATGGTGCCTTGGAAAACTTAGAAATTGCTGTTGCTAACATGGCTGAATTTGTTGTGCTTCTGGGTGGATGTGAGCGCATGTCTCGAAGgccatatgatgtttatctttacACCGACAACTTCATGTTCAGCCGACATGCTGAAAAACAAAAGCTCTTGAGCTTCCTGTTGGAGCAAAACGACCCTCCTGGTGATCATGCACTGGCAGTTTTTCCGGTGATAGGTGGTGTTGCAGTTGGGAAGAAAACTTTGGTTGCCCATGTGTGTGGCGACGAAAGGGTTCGCTCATGCTTTTCCTCAATTTTGCACTTGAATGGAGACAGCCATTTGAGGATGCTTGACGATGGAAGGACCATGTTTGGGAGGACAACACTGGTAGTTATTGAATTTGCTTCTGATGTATGCGACGATGACTGGAAAAGCTTTCAGTCCTTTTTCAGAAGGATGGGCAGAGGAAGCAAGATCATCATCATAAGTAAATTTAAAACAGTAGCCCGTTTTGGATCAGTGAAGCCAATTTTCCTTAACGCTCTATCTTACGATGAGTTGAGGTATCTTTTCAAGACACTGGCATTTGGAAGCGCAGACCCAGTAGAACATCCACGGCTAGTACAAATAGCAGATGAAATCACCAAGGTGCTGCACAGTGTGCAAGGTTCACTTGTGGAAGTAAATGTGTTTGCGGATGTGCTGAGAAGGAATCTCGATGTTCAGTTCTGGTGTTGCATACTGAACAAGGGGATCAGACTGGTCAAAAGAAACCTGTCCATATATGGCGTGCACCCAACCCTGCTTATAGAACAAGGCCAGCCAGTGGACATAACGGACCTCGCCTCGCATCCACTTAGCATGATACCGTATAAACCCAAGGAGGAATCGCCAAGTGTGTCGTTAGGGGCGCTTGTAGCAGACCCTAGCATCAGACCGGATGGCGACTTCACTCTGGTCGCATGGGAATCAAGGATACCCCCACATAAATCATTTGTTCATTATGTCACAAGTCGTGCCCAGGATACACAGGAAGGTAGTAGCAGTGCCTTGCCGGGGAGGAGGAAGCGCCGAGGCGTGCCATTTTAATGTTGCTTCAGACTAGTGTAATGTGATTCTAATTTTGCTTCAGACTGGTGTAATGTGATTCTACTTTTGCTTCAGACTAGTGTAATGCGTAACTCTTGTTGTAATCTTTTATATGCGGCAAAGGAATGTGTTCACGTATACTGACGAACTATTACTAGGCCCTGTTTGTTTCAGCTTTGTTAGGGAACAGATTCAGCTTTGAAAAAGCAGAAGCTGAAACAAACAGCCATTGTAGAACCGCTTTGAAAAATCAGCCGAAAGCTGATTCGGGCTATTTTCAGTGTGTTGGGCTGAATCACGTCCCGGTGTACTTCAGTGCCAAATTTATCAGATCCACAGCTGATTCTGTCGAAGCCGAAGCCGAAGCCGAAGCCGAAGCCCAAACAAACAAGGCCAAATTCATCAGACCCAACGACCCCTCCTGCTCTTCTTGGACAGCGAATTCAGGTAACGACATCATCTAAGGTGGCAGATCAGATACCTCCCCACTATCACCAGCTCGTCTCGGTAAGGTGGATTGAAACTGAACCAACAAGAAGGAGGTTCTGACCAGCATTTTGATACTACCAAGAAACCGAACTCTATGCATGTGCAGTTGCAATTACAAGACACGATTAAATCAAGGAGTCTGCTTAGGTGCAGGAGTCCTTAAAAACCAGTAGATTTGGCGAGATTCGGGAAAATGAAACAGGTTTGAGACTGAAATTACCGGCATTTCGAAGAACTGTCGGAGCTCCGAGGCGGCGCGCTCCGTCTGCGAG contains:
- the LOC125535030 gene encoding uncharacterized protein LOC125535030, translated to MEVAISAVAGELVSRFVTFLMNKYHSSSHAQSEETVVERLQHVLLRAVTIVEEADARYITNSGMMMQLKMLSEAMYRGHSLLDASRYRALQDAAGFDEVSSDEPSSSSLYFAIPLKRSRTAMVKDDKAMRPGSHGALENLEIAVANMAEFVVLLGGCERMSRRPYDVYLYTDNFMFSRHAEKQKLLSFLLEQNDPPGDHALAVFPVIGGVAVGKKTLVAHVCGDERVRSCFSSILHLNGDSHLRMLDDGRTMFGRTTLVVIEFASDVCDDDWKSFQSFFRRMGRGSKIIIISKFKTVARFGSVKPIFLNALSYDELRYLFKTLAFGSADPVEHPRLVQIADEITKVLHSVQGSLVEVNVFADVLRRNLDVQFWCCILNKGIRLVKRNLSIYGVHPTLLIEQGQPVDITDLASHPLSMIPYKPKEESPSVSLGALVADPSIRPDGDFTLVAWESRIPPHKSFVHYVTSRAQDTQEGSSSALPGRRKRRGVPF